A genomic window from Armatimonadota bacterium includes:
- a CDS encoding cyclase family protein: MASSTDGLEFYDLSHPWGRDAPLWPYFPDIKIERFHYHAKSGVLSQQITTFMHTTTHTDAPAHVLEGMPFVDQIPLDRFFGTAVVVSIPKGRWEKIMPEDLERARPRIERGDIVIINSGWHRYYGDSRQYFAYSPGLYREAGEWLVERGVKAVGVDQQALDHPLATAIGPHGPGGPLLPDVCEEFRRETGRRVEEVFPEWEPCHRLLLSNGIVGFENVGGDIDKVTGKRVTVAAFPWRWVGGDGCIVRMVAILDKTGEFRIERG; encoded by the coding sequence ATGGCGTCTTCGACCGATGGGCTCGAGTTCTACGACCTGAGCCATCCGTGGGGGCGCGACGCCCCACTGTGGCCGTACTTCCCCGACATCAAGATCGAACGGTTCCACTACCACGCCAAGTCCGGCGTGCTCTCCCAGCAGATCACCACCTTCATGCACACGACCACCCACACCGACGCTCCCGCCCATGTCCTGGAGGGCATGCCCTTTGTCGATCAGATCCCGCTGGACCGGTTCTTCGGCACGGCCGTCGTGGTTTCAATCCCCAAGGGCCGGTGGGAAAAGATCATGCCCGAGGACCTGGAGCGCGCGCGGCCCCGGATCGAGCGGGGCGATATCGTCATCATCAACAGCGGCTGGCACCGGTACTACGGCGACAGCCGGCAGTATTTCGCCTACTCCCCCGGACTCTATCGCGAGGCGGGAGAGTGGCTGGTGGAACGGGGGGTCAAGGCGGTGGGCGTGGACCAGCAGGCGCTGGACCACCCCCTGGCCACGGCCATCGGCCCCCACGGCCCCGGAGGCCCCCTGCTGCCCGACGTCTGTGAGGAGTTTCGCCGCGAGACGGGGCGGCGCGTCGAAGAGGTTTTCCCCGAGTGGGAGCCGTGCCACCGCCTCCTCCTGAGCAACGGGATCGTGGGCTTCGAGAACGTCGGAGGGGACATCGACAAGGTGACCGGAAAGCGCGTGACGGTGGCGGCCTTCCCCTGGCGCTGGGTGGGGGGCGACGGGTGCATCGTCCGTATGGTCGCCATCCTGGACAAGACGGGCGAGTTCCGGATCGAGAGGGGCTGA
- a CDS encoding ABC transporter ATP-binding protein produces the protein MDRPLLSLVRVTKRFGGLVAVRELDCTVQSGEVVGLIGPNGAGKTTVLNIISGEQRCDSGRVWFRGRETTGYPPHRICRLGIARTYQIPQPFASLTVRQNVLVAATFGARLAPVEAERETARVLDLVELAAWQEARAGGLLGDALRRLELARSLAARPSLILLDEVGAGLTEPEIAKFLAILKRVRDAGVTILLVEHVMRVITDAVDRVIVMAQGAKIAEGTPAEVMRSRSVMEAYLGQ, from the coding sequence GTGGATCGCCCCCTGCTCTCGCTGGTCCGGGTCACCAAGCGCTTCGGGGGCCTGGTGGCCGTCCGGGAACTGGACTGCACCGTGCAATCCGGCGAAGTCGTCGGCCTGATCGGTCCCAACGGGGCGGGCAAGACGACCGTGCTCAACATCATCTCCGGCGAGCAGCGGTGTGACTCCGGAAGGGTGTGGTTTCGAGGGCGGGAGACGACCGGGTACCCGCCCCACCGCATCTGCCGTCTGGGGATCGCCAGGACCTACCAGATTCCCCAGCCCTTTGCCAGCCTGACGGTTCGGCAGAACGTTTTGGTCGCCGCGACCTTCGGGGCCCGTCTGGCTCCGGTGGAGGCCGAGCGCGAGACCGCGCGGGTTCTCGATCTCGTTGAGCTCGCGGCCTGGCAGGAGGCGCGGGCGGGAGGGTTGCTGGGCGATGCGTTGAGGCGATTGGAACTGGCCAGGAGTCTTGCCGCCAGGCCCAGCCTGATCCTGTTGGACGAGGTGGGGGCCGGTCTGACCGAGCCGGAGATCGCAAAGTTCCTGGCCATCCTCAAACGAGTGCGTGATGCGGGCGTGACCATCCTGCTGGTAGAGCACGTCATGAGGGTGATCACGGACGCCGTGGACCGGGTGATTGTGATGGCTCAGGGCGCCAAGATCGCCGAGGGCACGCCGGCCGAGGTCATGCGCAGCCGCAGCGTGATGGAAGCCTACCTGGGACAGTAG
- a CDS encoding SDR family oxidoreductase — protein sequence MTAVHTARNLFDIQGKVALVTGATGSLGTAVSRGLAGVGARVMLTGRNPDTLRPLAEEIVGAGGIADFCAGQPDRVDDVRRVVEATSERLGGIDILVTAQGMNRPKPIIDQSVEEWEAIVDSHLKATWLFCREVGRVMIHQGRGGAVILIGSQRGDLGMAQYSAYSPAKAAVHLLAKTLAWEWGPYGIRVNCIAPGLFRSSLTEWMWGNEEVYKRLLARIPIGRLGEPTDMVGAVIFLASPASDFMTGAVLHVDGGYTAG from the coding sequence ATGACGGCGGTTCACACCGCACGGAACCTGTTTGACATCCAGGGAAAGGTGGCGCTGGTGACGGGAGCCACCGGGTCGCTGGGTACGGCCGTGTCCAGGGGGCTGGCCGGGGTGGGGGCCAGGGTGATGCTGACCGGCCGAAACCCGGACACCCTCCGGCCGCTCGCGGAAGAGATTGTCGGGGCCGGCGGGATCGCCGACTTCTGCGCCGGACAGCCCGATCGGGTGGACGATGTGCGGCGCGTCGTGGAAGCCACCTCCGAGCGGCTGGGGGGCATCGACATCCTCGTCACCGCCCAGGGGATGAACCGCCCCAAACCCATCATCGACCAATCCGTGGAAGAGTGGGAAGCGATCGTCGATTCCCACCTGAAAGCGACCTGGCTGTTCTGCCGGGAAGTCGGCCGGGTGATGATCCATCAGGGCCGCGGAGGCGCGGTGATCCTGATCGGTTCGCAGCGCGGCGACCTGGGCATGGCCCAGTACTCCGCCTATTCGCCGGCCAAGGCGGCGGTGCACCTCCTGGCCAAGACGCTGGCCTGGGAGTGGGGGCCCTACGGCATCCGCGTCAACTGCATCGCTCCGGGCCTCTTCCGCTCATCGCTGACGGAGTGGATGTGGGGGAACGAGGAGGTGTACAAACGGCTCCTCGCCCGTATCCCCATCGGTCGGCTCGGCGAACCTACGGACATGGTCGGGGCCGTGATCTTCCTGGCCTCGCCGGCCTCTGACTTCATGACCGGGGCCGTGCTCCACGTCGACGGTGGATACACCGCCGGGTAG
- a CDS encoding cupin domain-containing protein, whose protein sequence is MKVTRLEEAVKYSPPKHTETVHAMHLQHARLGCEAPYWVGLSYYLPGARAEWDASPLHKIYVALEGELTIAFEGTEVRLRPLDSIWIGPNEKREVRNDTNRVASMLVIMPYPPG, encoded by the coding sequence ATGAAGGTCACACGACTGGAAGAAGCGGTGAAGTACAGTCCGCCCAAGCACACCGAGACGGTCCACGCCATGCACCTGCAGCACGCGCGTCTGGGCTGCGAAGCCCCCTACTGGGTGGGCCTGTCCTACTACCTCCCGGGGGCCAGGGCGGAATGGGACGCCAGCCCGCTGCACAAGATCTACGTCGCGCTGGAAGGCGAGCTGACGATCGCCTTCGAAGGGACCGAGGTGCGCCTGCGCCCGCTGGATTCCATCTGGATCGGGCCCAACGAGAAGCGCGAGGTGCGCAACGACACCAACCGGGTGGCGTCGATGCTCGTGATCATGCCTTACCCGCCCGGCTGA
- a CDS encoding ABC transporter substrate-binding protein, whose product MRRPALAIAAVVVVVVAVVLILVFRPTRPTAPAEILVGVPAPLTGIYAGFGEGFVFGMRAAVDDVNRQGGVRVQQYGARIPMRLIVVNTESDPAKAGALAEDLVTRSKVHFLAAGDQPPPMHPGVATVADRYEIPYVMSTGPLEPSTAMRNEVEGRWKYTWATGLFAIVTPAPAGDFRAGPGYTIVDTWKAMLDLYGNQTNKKVAVFASDDPDGVGWFALFSKTLQEWGYTVIGTERKLGLTPMDTADFSPIIRRWKDEQAEILWGNAPAPFVGTLLRQAAALGFKPKMVSIGRAPLFYEDVSAWGGDLPLGIGVEIWWDPSFQNSPGIGGTTPQSLAERWAKDTGRQLNRNIGPGYRIIQVLIDAIERAGVLDGPAVNAALAKTDLLTIGHRVKFDENQFSRGPLVFGQWVKTDKPWVWELPVVFSKHDFIKATAAPIFPIPSR is encoded by the coding sequence ATGAGGAGGCCTGCGCTCGCCATTGCGGCGGTAGTGGTGGTGGTTGTGGCGGTCGTGCTGATCCTCGTCTTCCGTCCGACCCGGCCGACGGCGCCGGCGGAGATCCTCGTCGGCGTCCCGGCCCCGTTGACCGGTATCTACGCTGGGTTCGGCGAAGGCTTTGTGTTCGGGATGAGAGCCGCTGTGGACGATGTGAACCGGCAGGGCGGGGTACGGGTCCAGCAGTATGGGGCGCGGATCCCGATGCGGCTCATCGTGGTCAACACGGAGAGCGACCCGGCCAAGGCCGGTGCCCTGGCCGAAGATCTCGTGACCCGCAGCAAGGTACACTTCCTGGCGGCAGGCGACCAGCCGCCGCCGATGCACCCCGGCGTCGCCACCGTGGCCGATCGGTACGAGATCCCCTACGTCATGTCCACGGGGCCGCTCGAGCCCTCCACGGCCATGCGCAACGAGGTCGAAGGCCGCTGGAAGTATACCTGGGCCACCGGATTGTTCGCGATCGTGACACCGGCTCCGGCCGGAGACTTCAGGGCCGGACCCGGATATACCATCGTCGATACCTGGAAGGCGATGCTCGACCTGTACGGCAATCAGACGAACAAGAAGGTGGCCGTTTTCGCCTCCGACGATCCGGACGGTGTCGGTTGGTTCGCCCTCTTCTCCAAGACGCTGCAGGAGTGGGGATACACCGTGATCGGCACGGAGAGGAAGCTCGGCCTGACCCCGATGGATACCGCCGACTTCAGCCCGATCATTCGAAGGTGGAAGGATGAGCAGGCGGAGATCCTCTGGGGCAACGCGCCTGCGCCCTTCGTGGGGACCCTCCTCAGGCAGGCCGCGGCGCTGGGGTTCAAGCCGAAGATGGTCTCGATCGGCCGTGCCCCTCTGTTCTACGAGGACGTCTCGGCCTGGGGCGGGGATCTGCCCTTGGGCATCGGCGTGGAGATCTGGTGGGATCCCTCCTTCCAGAATTCTCCCGGGATCGGCGGGACGACCCCCCAGTCCCTGGCCGAGCGGTGGGCCAAGGATACGGGCCGGCAGCTGAACCGCAACATCGGCCCCGGGTACCGCATCATCCAGGTCCTCATCGATGCCATCGAGCGCGCCGGGGTACTGGATGGGCCGGCGGTCAACGCCGCCCTGGCCAAGACCGACCTGCTCACCATCGGGCACCGGGTCAAGTTCGATGAGAATCAGTTCAGCCGGGGCCCCCTCGTCTTCGGGCAATGGGTGAAGACGGACAAACCGTGGGTGTGGGAGTTGCCCGTGGTCTTTTCGAAGCATGACTTCATAAAGGCCACCGCCGCCCCAATCTTCCCCATCCCCTCCAGGTAG
- a CDS encoding 3-hydroxyacyl-CoA dehydrogenase family protein, with protein sequence MAGERVTVVGAGLMGHGIAQVFATAGHDVWLVETDPAARASARDRIRQNLFRMARHALVEDRQIEAVVQRVVPTSDLARACAGCDVVIEAVPEDLSLKQRLFSDLGRYAPPRAVLCTNTSAIRIAEIAASTKGRERVLGTHFWNPPFLIPLVEVVRTEETAEWAVEAVYNLLARAGKHPVRVRRDVPGFIGNRLQHALWREAFALIDAGVCDAATVDEVVCNSFGLRLPVLGPVANADLVGLDLTFAIHDYLLKHLNADPTPSTTLRTLVGKGRLGFKTGQGFLEWSEAAMGSIRERLTEHLMKTLAERKRAGDRPASS encoded by the coding sequence ATGGCGGGAGAGCGCGTCACCGTGGTCGGCGCGGGGTTGATGGGCCATGGCATCGCCCAGGTCTTTGCCACGGCCGGCCACGACGTCTGGCTAGTGGAGACCGACCCCGCAGCCCGGGCCTCGGCGCGGGACCGGATCCGGCAGAACCTCTTTCGGATGGCCCGCCACGCGTTGGTGGAGGACCGGCAAATAGAAGCGGTTGTGCAACGCGTCGTTCCGACCTCCGATCTGGCCAGAGCCTGCGCAGGCTGCGACGTGGTGATCGAAGCCGTACCTGAGGACCTCTCCCTCAAGCAACGCCTTTTCTCGGATCTTGGACGGTACGCTCCGCCGCGGGCCGTACTCTGCACCAACACCTCGGCCATCCGCATCGCCGAAATCGCGGCGAGTACGAAGGGTCGGGAGCGGGTCCTGGGCACCCACTTCTGGAACCCGCCCTTCCTGATCCCTCTGGTTGAGGTGGTGCGGACGGAGGAGACGGCCGAGTGGGCCGTGGAGGCCGTCTACAACCTCCTGGCCCGGGCCGGCAAGCATCCCGTGCGGGTGAGACGGGACGTCCCCGGATTTATCGGGAACCGCCTGCAGCACGCCCTCTGGCGCGAGGCCTTCGCCCTGATCGACGCCGGCGTGTGCGACGCGGCCACCGTCGATGAGGTTGTGTGCAACAGCTTCGGCCTGCGGCTTCCCGTCCTCGGACCGGTGGCGAATGCGGACCTGGTCGGCCTTGATCTCACCTTCGCCATCCACGACTATCTGCTCAAGCATCTCAACGCGGACCCCACTCCATCGACCACCCTGCGGACCCTGGTGGGGAAAGGACGTCTCGGGTTCAAGACCGGTCAGGGGTTCCTGGAGTGGTCCGAGGCGGCGATGGGCTCGATCCGGGAGCGGTTGACCGAGCACTTGATGAAAACACTAGCCGAGCGCAAACGCGCCGGTGACCGCCCCGCTTCCAGCTGA
- a CDS encoding ABC transporter ATP-binding protein: protein MLKVSEIDVLYGSFQALWGVSLEVRAGEMVALVGANSSGKSTLLNAISGFLRPARGRIEFEGRDITRDDPWRTVDLGIAHVPEGRRLFPDLTVLDNLILGSYSARARARRAANLDAVFTLFPRLAQRRHQVAKTLSGGEQQMLALGRGLMSAPALLLLDEMSLGLAPVVVGELYRTLQQIRAAGVAILFVEQNVKQSLGQADRAYILEKGRIVLSGEAAVLRETEEVKRAYFGV from the coding sequence CTGCTCAAAGTCAGCGAGATCGACGTCCTCTACGGCTCCTTCCAGGCGTTGTGGGGCGTATCCCTGGAGGTGAGGGCCGGGGAGATGGTCGCCCTCGTCGGTGCCAACTCCTCGGGCAAATCGACGCTGCTGAACGCGATCTCGGGGTTTCTGCGCCCGGCCCGGGGCCGCATCGAGTTCGAGGGCAGGGACATCACCCGGGACGACCCCTGGCGCACGGTCGATCTCGGTATCGCCCATGTCCCGGAGGGACGGCGCCTGTTTCCCGACCTCACCGTGCTGGACAATCTCATCCTGGGGTCCTACAGCGCCAGGGCCAGAGCGCGGAGGGCGGCCAATCTGGACGCCGTCTTCACCCTCTTCCCCAGGCTGGCCCAGCGCAGGCACCAGGTTGCCAAGACCCTCAGCGGAGGGGAGCAGCAGATGCTGGCGCTGGGGCGCGGTTTGATGTCCGCTCCGGCGTTGCTGCTCCTGGACGAGATGTCCCTGGGTCTCGCGCCGGTCGTCGTCGGTGAGCTGTATCGGACGCTGCAGCAGATCAGGGCCGCGGGCGTGGCCATCCTCTTCGTCGAACAGAACGTGAAGCAGAGTCTTGGGCAGGCCGACCGGGCGTACATTCTGGAGAAGGGACGCATCGTCCTGAGCGGGGAGGCGGCGGTCCTCCGAGAAACGGAAGAGGTCAAGCGGGCCTATTTCGGTGTGTGA
- a CDS encoding branched-chain amino acid ABC transporter permease: protein MKAGVRPRGVEAAAFLAGAVALAALPLAGVPRSWLLYLVYFSLYLAMANMWNLLAGYSGLVSLCQPAFIGLAGYTLAVVTWVNLPFSLGIVGGGAIAALFALVISVPVFRLRGMYFAIGTLVIPEALRTVFLLWKPVGGELQGRGAGYVIKGIAGVSMTELYWLALAVGVASVFLMRRLLRSRFGLGLWAIRDNERTAASAGVPVFQLKLYAFIVAAFITGLAGAIFYVYQGYVEPTSAFGVRWTMIVILCTVIGGMGTEGGPLAGTLIVLFLNFLLARYGGVSLLIQGAVLVGIMLLAPRGVMGVVGQLRAAQRLSPPNGQGSLPRET from the coding sequence ATGAAGGCTGGTGTCCGACCCCGCGGGGTCGAAGCGGCAGCGTTCCTGGCAGGGGCGGTCGCCCTGGCCGCGCTGCCCCTGGCCGGCGTCCCCCGAAGCTGGCTCCTCTACCTGGTGTACTTCTCCCTCTACCTGGCCATGGCCAACATGTGGAACCTGCTGGCCGGCTACTCCGGTCTCGTCTCACTCTGCCAGCCGGCCTTCATCGGGCTGGCCGGGTACACCCTCGCCGTGGTGACCTGGGTCAATCTGCCGTTCTCTCTGGGGATCGTCGGCGGGGGCGCAATCGCGGCGCTTTTCGCCCTCGTGATCTCCGTCCCGGTCTTTCGGCTGCGGGGGATGTACTTCGCCATCGGCACGCTGGTCATCCCGGAAGCGCTGCGGACCGTTTTCTTGCTCTGGAAGCCCGTGGGGGGGGAGCTCCAGGGGCGGGGCGCGGGCTACGTGATCAAGGGCATCGCCGGGGTATCCATGACGGAACTCTACTGGCTCGCCCTCGCCGTCGGGGTGGCTTCGGTTTTCCTGATGCGCCGCCTCCTGAGGTCGCGATTCGGATTGGGTCTCTGGGCGATTCGCGACAACGAGAGGACGGCGGCCAGCGCCGGGGTGCCCGTCTTCCAGCTGAAGCTGTACGCTTTCATCGTGGCCGCCTTCATCACCGGGCTGGCCGGCGCCATCTTCTACGTGTACCAGGGGTACGTGGAGCCCACCAGCGCCTTCGGCGTGCGGTGGACGATGATCGTGATCCTGTGCACCGTGATCGGCGGCATGGGTACCGAGGGGGGCCCCCTGGCCGGGACGCTCATCGTCCTGTTCTTGAATTTCCTTCTGGCCAGATATGGAGGAGTGAGCCTGCTCATCCAGGGCGCGGTGCTGGTGGGGATCATGCTTCTGGCGCCGCGGGGAGTGATGGGGGTTGTCGGTCAGCTGCGGGCTGCGCAGCGCCTGTCACCTCCGAATGGTCAGGGTTCCCTTCCCCGGGAGACCTAG
- a CDS encoding branched-chain amino acid ABC transporter permease, whose protein sequence is MSAAVPWDLVAPMIMGALLGGLYALVALGLSLVFGVMKLINVAHGDFVVLGSYAAYAGMSLGLDPILSLLVGVPAFGVLGFLLYRFLMHRASGISAEAPLIVAFGLSIVLQNAIQIAWSPLSRGLTTSYILVSLRFGSADIPLVYLLDLVAALIVMAALDGFLRRTYLGRAVTAASQDARAAQLVGINTDTIHALAFAIATATAAIAGVFLGLTYPFTPSSGVAYLIIAFGVVIIGGLGSMLGTFLGGIILGLAQSLGGHFFGAAAQMLPVYLTVLVLLALRPQGLFGR, encoded by the coding sequence ATGAGTGCAGCCGTACCCTGGGACCTGGTCGCGCCCATGATCATGGGCGCTCTTTTGGGCGGACTCTACGCCCTGGTCGCCCTGGGCCTGTCTCTGGTCTTCGGTGTGATGAAGCTCATCAACGTGGCCCACGGCGACTTCGTGGTGTTGGGCAGCTACGCCGCCTATGCCGGGATGTCCCTGGGCCTGGATCCCATCCTCAGTCTCCTCGTGGGCGTCCCCGCCTTCGGGGTGTTGGGTTTTTTGTTGTACCGGTTCCTGATGCACCGCGCCTCCGGGATCTCGGCGGAGGCCCCGCTGATCGTGGCCTTCGGCCTTTCCATCGTCCTGCAGAATGCGATCCAGATCGCCTGGTCCCCGTTGTCCAGAGGGCTGACGACGTCCTACATCCTGGTCAGCCTCAGGTTCGGGTCTGCCGACATTCCTCTGGTCTACCTGCTCGATCTCGTCGCCGCGCTCATCGTCATGGCCGCGCTGGACGGATTCCTCCGCCGGACCTACCTGGGGAGGGCGGTCACCGCCGCCTCGCAGGATGCCAGGGCCGCGCAGCTCGTGGGCATCAACACCGACACCATCCACGCGCTGGCCTTTGCCATCGCCACGGCCACCGCCGCCATCGCCGGTGTCTTCCTCGGGTTGACCTATCCCTTCACCCCGTCGTCGGGCGTGGCCTACCTGATCATCGCCTTTGGGGTCGTGATCATCGGCGGCCTGGGCAGTATGCTAGGCACGTTCCTGGGAGGGATCATCCTGGGGCTGGCCCAGTCGCTGGGGGGCCACTTCTTCGGCGCCGCAGCGCAGATGCTGCCCGTCTACCTCACGGTGCTCGTGTTGCTGGCCCTGAGGCCGCAGGGACTCTTTGGTCGCTAG
- a CDS encoding IclR family transcriptional regulator, which translates to MVEAAKKPEYAVRSLARGLRILSCFTVEQPEWGVSDLSRRVNLDKATVFRLVKTLEAAGFLVSDPGNGRYRVGPALLRIAYVGVLQSELMRIARPFLVRLAEETGESVDLAVWTNEGALFIDQVRTSRPFKPVSRVGRVFADLSNAHSKVFLAFMPEDERASILARPLLPLTPYSITDAEKLAETIRRVAVEGVAYDLQEHTVGVCAVAAPIWGPPGTVRASLAVVAPADRFGPSEATTFAQAVKRCAEAISQELGYPATGASPS; encoded by the coding sequence ATGGTGGAGGCGGCGAAGAAGCCGGAGTATGCCGTGCGCTCGCTGGCCCGTGGCCTGCGCATTCTGAGCTGCTTCACCGTCGAACAGCCTGAGTGGGGCGTCAGCGACCTGAGCAGGCGGGTGAACCTGGACAAGGCCACGGTCTTCCGACTCGTGAAGACCCTGGAGGCGGCGGGGTTCCTGGTGTCGGATCCCGGCAACGGCAGGTACCGCGTGGGTCCGGCCCTCTTGCGGATCGCCTACGTCGGGGTCCTGCAGTCGGAGCTGATGCGGATCGCCCGCCCGTTCCTGGTGCGACTGGCCGAGGAGACCGGGGAGAGCGTCGATCTTGCGGTCTGGACCAACGAAGGCGCCCTGTTTATCGACCAGGTGCGCACGTCGCGCCCCTTCAAACCCGTCTCCCGCGTGGGACGCGTCTTCGCGGACTTGAGCAACGCCCACAGCAAGGTGTTCCTGGCGTTCATGCCGGAGGACGAGCGGGCATCGATTCTGGCCAGACCACTGCTTCCCCTCACGCCGTACAGCATCACCGATGCCGAAAAGCTGGCCGAGACGATCCGTAGGGTCGCCGTTGAAGGGGTCGCCTACGACCTTCAGGAGCACACCGTCGGCGTGTGTGCCGTGGCCGCGCCAATCTGGGGCCCGCCGGGCACGGTCAGGGCGAGCCTGGCCGTGGTCGCGCCGGCGGACCGGTTTGGGCCATCGGAAGCAACAACTTTCGCCCAGGCCGTGAAGCGATGCGCCGAGGCGATCTCGCAGGAGCTGGGCTACCCCGCTACCGGCGCCTCCCCCAGCTGA